From one Henriciella marina DSM 19595 genomic stretch:
- a CDS encoding efflux transporter outer membrane subunit: protein MMSMNRLATGAIAALMISACATVTEPYEQPEAPIPDALPVVNEEGDVVEPIYWQDVFLGDELRDLVRLALAENRDLRIAAANVQLARAQYGISRAQRLPTVSANGSFSEGDTISGGGNGGNFDNASASIGITAYELDLFGRVGALNQAALQSYLASAEGERAAKITIAATVGEIWMQLAADKALLALAEDTVDVQSESLNLTQELFNAGISTELDVRRASASVETARAQAAQFSAQVEQDLNALRLAVGTDLPQGTLAAAELAPSPLAEEVPIGQSSLVLLTRPDVQSAERQLMAANANVAAARAAFFPIISLTGQVGYSSSELTDLFDGSLGWSFGPSITLPIFDAGARQSNLEVSQAQRDLAVARYEQAIQFAFRDTADALAVRRTIDERVDALVSLVDDTAVTRDLSEERFRVGVDDYLSVLDSQQLYYDARQQLIRANLVRNLNVIAVYRALGTWPGDS from the coding sequence ATGATGTCGATGAATCGTCTGGCAACCGGGGCCATCGCCGCCCTGATGATCTCTGCCTGTGCAACCGTCACAGAGCCTTATGAGCAGCCAGAAGCGCCAATTCCTGACGCGCTGCCGGTCGTGAACGAGGAAGGCGACGTCGTTGAGCCGATTTACTGGCAGGACGTCTTTCTCGGCGATGAGCTGCGCGACCTTGTTCGCCTTGCCCTGGCAGAGAACCGCGATCTCAGGATTGCGGCGGCGAATGTTCAGCTGGCCCGCGCACAGTACGGCATAAGCCGCGCCCAGCGTCTCCCGACAGTCTCTGCAAATGGCAGCTTTTCCGAAGGCGATACGATCAGCGGCGGCGGTAACGGCGGCAATTTCGACAACGCGTCGGCCAGCATCGGCATCACGGCCTATGAGCTGGATCTTTTCGGCCGGGTTGGCGCGCTCAACCAAGCGGCGCTTCAAAGCTATCTTGCGTCGGCAGAGGGCGAGCGGGCCGCGAAGATCACCATCGCCGCGACCGTCGGCGAAATCTGGATGCAGCTTGCCGCCGACAAGGCGCTTCTCGCGCTGGCCGAAGATACGGTCGATGTTCAGTCGGAATCGCTGAACCTCACCCAGGAGCTTTTCAATGCGGGCATCTCAACCGAGCTCGATGTCAGACGTGCGTCCGCCAGTGTCGAGACAGCCCGGGCCCAAGCGGCGCAATTCTCCGCACAGGTAGAGCAGGACCTCAATGCCCTCCGCCTCGCGGTTGGCACCGATCTGCCGCAAGGGACGCTGGCTGCAGCCGAGCTCGCCCCGTCGCCGCTCGCTGAAGAAGTGCCCATTGGGCAATCCTCACTCGTCCTGCTGACCCGTCCGGACGTTCAATCTGCCGAGCGCCAATTGATGGCGGCAAATGCGAATGTCGCGGCTGCGCGGGCCGCCTTCTTCCCGATTATTTCCCTTACCGGCCAGGTTGGTTATTCCAGCAGCGAGCTCACCGATCTTTTCGATGGCAGTCTTGGCTGGTCCTTCGGGCCGTCCATCACCTTGCCAATCTTCGATGCCGGGGCCCGCCAGTCCAATCTCGAGGTGAGCCAGGCCCAACGCGACCTTGCTGTGGCGCGCTACGAGCAGGCCATTCAATTCGCTTTCCGCGATACCGCCGACGCGCTTGCCGTGCGCCGGACGATCGATGAGCGGGTTGATGCGCTGGTGAGCCTTGTCGATGATACCGCGGTAACGCGCGACCTTTCAGAGGAACGGTTTCGCGTCGGGGTTGATGACTATCTGTCCGTGCTCGATTCCCAGCAACTCTATTACGATGCGCGCCAGCAGCTCATCCGGGCAAACCTTGTCAGGAACCTCAACGTGATTGCCGTTTATCGCGCGCTTGGCACATGGCCAGGCGATAGCTGA
- a CDS encoding exopolysaccharide biosynthesis protein, protein MTASRDNPLENVLERAINEIDGDNVTFGDILDLFGERSFGPVIVLLGLLVTVPPIGAVPGLPMIVGLVIILFTVQIVFGAKRIWVPGFIEHRSISKEKLKAADEKAKPWLKRIDGLVSERITMLTGRWSIYVSAIIVIFLALLMVPLELVPFAVAAPGWAVTLFGLAFMARDGVLMLLGYLMAAIAAALTVALVPWGQFAGLFGG, encoded by the coding sequence ATGACAGCATCGCGGGATAACCCCCTCGAAAATGTACTTGAGCGGGCCATCAATGAAATCGACGGTGACAACGTCACCTTCGGAGACATTCTGGACCTTTTTGGCGAACGTTCATTCGGTCCGGTTATCGTGCTGCTCGGCCTGCTTGTGACCGTACCCCCGATTGGCGCGGTCCCCGGTCTGCCGATGATTGTCGGCCTCGTCATCATTCTTTTCACGGTCCAGATTGTCTTCGGCGCAAAGCGCATCTGGGTTCCCGGCTTCATCGAACACCGGTCCATTTCCAAGGAAAAGCTGAAGGCGGCCGACGAGAAAGCAAAACCCTGGCTCAAACGCATAGATGGGCTGGTTTCCGAGCGTATCACCATGCTGACAGGCCGGTGGTCGATCTATGTCTCCGCCATTATCGTCATCTTTCTCGCACTTCTGATGGTCCCGCTGGAACTGGTGCCTTTCGCCGTTGCAGCGCCCGGCTGGGCTGTGACCCTGTTCGGACTGGCCTTCATGGCGCGCGACGGCGTGCTCATGCTGCTCGGTTATCTGATGGCCGCAATAGCGGCAGCCCTGACGGTTGCCCTCGTGCCATGGGGGCAATTTGCAGGCCTGTTCGGCGGATAG
- a CDS encoding efflux RND transporter permease subunit, translating to MASFFIDRPVFAWVIAIVIMIAGAMSLRALPVSQYPDIAPTTISVNAVYPGASAKAVEDSVTQVIEQQMTGLDGLDYISSSSSSSGQASITLTFETGTDPDIAQVQVQNKLSLATPLLPEPVQRQGVTVNKASSGFLLITALYSPDGSYDQTDLGDYIRSNMYDSISRVDGVGQVQQFGSQYAMRIWLNPDKLVQFDLVPSDVVAAIRAQNTQVSAGALGGAPSVEGQEINATVTLQSLLTTPEDFRQLFIRTTPEGGSVRLSDIGRVELGAENYAFNSKYNGQPSSGFGVSLATGANALETSEAVKAEVERMAQSFPEGMEYAFPVDTTPFIETSIEEVQKTLIEAVILVFLVIFVFLQSLRASFIPMVAVPVVLLGVMVGLLVLGFSINTLTMFAMVLAIGLIVDDAIVVVENVERVMEEEGLGPVEATRKSMQQITGALVGIVVTLSAVFIPMAFFPGSAGLIYRQFSVTIVSAMALSLVIALVLSPALCATILKKPDHDKAPGMLQKPAVWFNNGFDRVRDGYGSVVDRILRRRWIFAGVFAVIVVFMAIGFVRLPTSFLPEEDQGQFITLVQLPPGSSLERTTEVMDSVGDYYFDTQGENIRGLFTLAGFSFAGQGQNNGIAFGALVDWSEREDAGESAMEIAGAASGAFSQNTDARIFAIVPPPIRQLGNSSGFDMYLQDAGGIGHEQLVQAQGQLLGMANQSDVLTSVRPNGQADGPQFNIDIDYQKAQALGVDVSSITNLLSTAFGGTYVNDFLDRGRIKRVYVQGEADNRMQPDDLGGWYIRNSSSEMAPLEEVVSTGWTYGSPQLQRYNGLPALNVQGAPAPGVSSGVAMDQMEALVEQLPQGLDMEWTGISAQEREAGNQATLLYIMSILFVFLCLAALYESWTVPVAVLLTAPLGVAGAVLAAHMRGLDNDIFFQVALLTTVGLASKNAILIVEFARNLEQQGVELLKAVEEAVRMRLRPILMTSFAFGFGVLPLALSTGAGAAGRQAIGTAVIGGLIVSVILGLLFAPLFYVMIRKLTGEKSLVPAGNKEATA from the coding sequence ATGGCAAGTTTCTTTATCGACCGCCCGGTCTTTGCCTGGGTGATCGCGATCGTCATCATGATCGCCGGGGCGATGTCGCTCCGCGCCCTTCCAGTGTCGCAATATCCTGACATCGCCCCGACAACCATCTCCGTGAACGCTGTCTATCCCGGTGCGTCTGCCAAGGCGGTTGAGGATTCGGTGACGCAGGTGATCGAGCAGCAGATGACGGGCCTCGACGGGCTGGATTACATCTCCTCCTCGTCAAGCTCATCGGGGCAGGCCTCGATCACGCTGACCTTCGAAACAGGCACCGATCCTGACATCGCGCAGGTCCAGGTGCAGAACAAGCTGTCGCTCGCGACGCCATTGCTGCCTGAACCGGTTCAGCGCCAGGGTGTGACGGTCAACAAGGCAAGTTCCGGCTTTCTGCTGATCACGGCGCTTTATTCGCCGGACGGGAGCTATGACCAGACCGATCTTGGCGACTATATCCGCTCGAATATGTACGACTCCATCAGCCGTGTTGATGGCGTGGGTCAGGTGCAACAATTCGGCTCGCAATATGCGATGCGGATCTGGCTCAATCCTGACAAGCTCGTCCAGTTCGACCTGGTCCCATCCGACGTGGTGGCGGCAATTCGCGCCCAGAACACGCAGGTTTCCGCGGGCGCCCTCGGCGGCGCACCTTCGGTCGAAGGGCAGGAGATCAATGCAACGGTGACGCTCCAGTCGCTTCTGACGACGCCGGAAGACTTTCGGCAGCTCTTCATTCGCACCACGCCTGAGGGCGGGTCTGTCCGTCTTTCGGATATTGGACGCGTCGAGCTTGGCGCAGAGAATTACGCGTTTAATTCCAAGTATAACGGGCAACCCTCCTCAGGCTTCGGCGTCTCACTGGCGACCGGCGCAAACGCACTCGAAACGTCAGAAGCGGTGAAGGCCGAAGTCGAGCGCATGGCGCAGAGCTTTCCCGAAGGGATGGAGTATGCCTTTCCGGTTGATACGACCCCCTTCATCGAGACCTCGATCGAAGAAGTCCAGAAGACCCTGATCGAGGCTGTTATCCTCGTCTTTCTGGTAATCTTTGTCTTCCTTCAGAGCCTGCGCGCCTCCTTCATTCCCATGGTGGCGGTGCCCGTGGTGCTGCTTGGCGTGATGGTTGGCCTTCTTGTTCTCGGCTTCTCGATCAACACGCTCACCATGTTCGCTATGGTCCTGGCGATCGGCCTGATTGTCGATGACGCCATCGTCGTGGTCGAGAATGTCGAACGGGTGATGGAAGAAGAAGGGCTTGGGCCCGTCGAGGCGACACGAAAGTCGATGCAGCAGATTACCGGCGCACTTGTCGGCATCGTGGTGACGCTCTCGGCCGTCTTCATTCCGATGGCGTTCTTCCCGGGCTCTGCCGGTCTGATCTATCGCCAGTTTTCGGTGACCATCGTGTCCGCCATGGCCCTGTCGCTAGTGATCGCACTCGTCCTGTCGCCTGCACTCTGTGCGACGATCCTGAAAAAGCCTGACCATGACAAGGCACCCGGCATGCTCCAGAAGCCTGCCGTCTGGTTCAATAATGGCTTTGACCGGGTTCGGGACGGGTACGGATCGGTCGTCGACCGCATCCTGCGGCGCCGCTGGATTTTTGCCGGTGTCTTTGCTGTTATCGTGGTCTTCATGGCCATCGGGTTTGTGCGCCTGCCGACCTCCTTCCTGCCTGAAGAAGACCAGGGCCAGTTCATTACGCTGGTCCAGCTGCCACCGGGCTCCAGCCTTGAGCGGACCACGGAAGTCATGGATTCTGTCGGTGACTATTATTTCGACACGCAGGGCGAGAACATTCGCGGCCTCTTCACGCTGGCAGGCTTCAGTTTTGCCGGTCAGGGTCAGAATAACGGCATCGCCTTTGGCGCACTCGTTGACTGGTCTGAGCGAGAAGATGCTGGAGAGTCCGCTATGGAAATCGCCGGCGCCGCAAGCGGGGCGTTCAGCCAGAACACCGACGCCCGGATCTTTGCGATTGTGCCGCCGCCCATTCGCCAGCTCGGTAACTCTTCCGGCTTCGACATGTACCTTCAGGATGCTGGCGGGATAGGCCATGAGCAGCTCGTGCAGGCGCAGGGCCAGCTTCTCGGCATGGCAAATCAAAGCGACGTGCTGACATCCGTGCGCCCGAACGGTCAGGCCGACGGCCCGCAATTCAATATCGATATCGACTACCAGAAGGCGCAGGCGCTCGGCGTAGACGTCTCAAGCATCACCAACCTTCTGTCGACGGCGTTCGGCGGGACCTATGTGAACGACTTCCTGGACCGGGGCCGTATTAAACGCGTCTATGTTCAGGGTGAGGCCGATAACCGGATGCAGCCCGATGATCTTGGCGGCTGGTATATTCGCAATAGCTCCAGCGAGATGGCGCCGCTGGAGGAAGTCGTGAGCACAGGATGGACTTACGGGTCACCGCAGCTGCAACGCTATAATGGCCTTCCAGCGCTGAACGTTCAGGGGGCGCCTGCACCGGGCGTCAGCTCGGGTGTTGCAATGGATCAGATGGAAGCTCTGGTCGAGCAGCTGCCCCAAGGTCTCGACATGGAATGGACGGGCATCAGTGCGCAGGAACGCGAAGCCGGTAATCAGGCAACGCTTCTCTACATCATGTCGATCCTGTTCGTGTTCCTTTGCCTTGCCGCGCTCTATGAAAGCTGGACCGTCCCTGTCGCGGTGCTTCTGACGGCCCCCCTCGGCGTGGCCGGCGCGGTTCTCGCGGCGCACATGCGCGGTCTCGACAATGATATCTTCTTCCAGGTGGCTCTGCTGACAACGGTTGGCCTTGCCTCGAAGAACGCCATTCTTATCGTCGAGTTTGCGCGAAACCTGGAGCAACAGGGTGTTGAACTTCTCAAGGCTGTCGAGGAGGCGGTCCGCATGCGACTTCGCCCGATCCTGATGACCAGTTTTGCGTTCGGCTTTGGTGTCCTGCCACTCGCGCTCAGCACCGGGGCAGGGGCGGCTGGCCGTCAGGCTATCGGTACGGCCGTTATTGGCGGGCTGATCGTGTCGGTTATCCTTGGCCTGCTGTTCGCTCCGCTCTTTTATGTGATGATCCGGAAACTGACCGGCGAGAAAAGCCTCGTCCCAGCCGGTAACAAGGAGGCCACGGCATGA
- a CDS encoding efflux RND transporter periplasmic adaptor subunit has translation MSRHIKSSAALLGAALVMVAACGSGSGEGTEAAGQQQAQQMATRVEVINVEPTSIGSVRILPGRATPYAEAEIRPQVTGLIESRLFTEGELVTEDQALYQIDADEYVAAVQSAQASLERAEATAATATQTALRFERLADINAVSQQSYDEAVAAQKQAEADVGIQRAALQRTRIDLARTKVRAPIGGRIGRSAVTEGALVTANQATPLARVLQLDPIYVDMTASSAQVLRWKRDVADGKIETLGPTSGRSAAVPVTLEFENGEDYPLEGQLEFSEVSVDQQAGTVIVRAQFPNPGNLILPGMFVKASFAAGTYNDVYLIPQRAMQRTPQGQGYVFTVSDDGTAVRKDLTIQEANGSNWVVTEGLVPGERVVVSGFQNVRPGTQLEVISSQSGALASVNGDPNAESTPE, from the coding sequence ATGTCCCGTCATATCAAATCGTCTGCAGCGCTGCTTGGCGCGGCCCTTGTCATGGTTGCCGCGTGCGGCAGCGGTAGCGGCGAGGGCACGGAAGCGGCCGGCCAGCAGCAAGCCCAGCAGATGGCGACCCGTGTCGAAGTCATCAATGTCGAGCCGACCTCCATCGGCAGCGTTCGCATCCTGCCGGGCCGTGCCACGCCTTATGCAGAGGCGGAAATCCGGCCGCAGGTGACAGGCCTCATTGAGAGCCGGCTGTTCACGGAAGGCGAGCTGGTCACCGAAGATCAGGCGCTCTATCAGATCGACGCTGACGAATATGTGGCCGCCGTACAAAGCGCGCAGGCGTCGCTAGAGCGCGCGGAGGCAACCGCTGCCACGGCGACGCAAACCGCGCTCAGGTTTGAACGCCTCGCAGACATCAACGCCGTCAGCCAGCAATCCTATGACGAAGCTGTCGCGGCGCAGAAGCAGGCCGAAGCAGACGTCGGCATTCAGCGCGCTGCCCTCCAGAGAACCCGCATCGACCTTGCCCGCACCAAGGTTCGCGCCCCCATCGGCGGACGCATTGGCCGGTCTGCGGTGACTGAAGGTGCCCTGGTGACGGCCAATCAGGCCACACCGCTTGCGCGGGTGCTTCAGCTCGACCCCATCTATGTCGACATGACAGCCTCCAGCGCGCAGGTTCTGCGATGGAAGCGCGATGTTGCTGACGGCAAGATTGAAACGCTTGGGCCAACATCAGGTCGCTCTGCCGCCGTTCCCGTGACGCTGGAATTTGAAAATGGCGAAGACTATCCGCTCGAAGGCCAGCTGGAATTCTCGGAGGTCAGCGTCGACCAGCAGGCCGGCACGGTCATCGTCAGGGCGCAGTTCCCCAATCCGGGAAATCTCATCCTGCCGGGCATGTTCGTGAAAGCGTCTTTTGCCGCGGGCACTTATAATGACGTCTACCTGATCCCCCAACGCGCGATGCAGCGCACGCCCCAGGGGCAGGGATATGTCTTCACCGTGAGCGATGACGGGACGGCGGTTCGCAAGGATCTCACCATCCAGGAAGCCAACGGCTCGAACTGGGTCGTTACCGAAGGTCTGGTGCCCGGCGAGAGGGTGGTCGTCAGCGGATTTCAGAATGTCCGCCCCGGCACCCAGCTTGAAGTGATCAGCTCACAGAGCGGCGCGCTGGCGTCAGTGAACGGCGATCCGAACGCCGAATCCACGCCAGAATAA
- a CDS encoding TetR/AcrR family transcriptional regulator: MSEKQKALTGAEKRRLARIEQILDAAAECFVEYGFHGAGMAKIAARSRMSPGHIYHYFENKEAIISAIVDRESARAAERFAELDAVDSAELADVMTERAVVSVAEKTDILQSALNMEMLAECQRNPVIAEIIQRHDRYVREQLTHLLRDKIGVDQPGARTDMIMMLFSGLANRLLRHPGLDRESMAELMRETMLFILSPENRAAAE; the protein is encoded by the coding sequence TTGAGCGAAAAGCAGAAAGCCCTGACCGGCGCGGAGAAGCGTCGCCTTGCGCGGATTGAGCAAATCCTTGACGCAGCGGCCGAATGCTTTGTCGAGTATGGGTTTCACGGCGCCGGCATGGCCAAGATTGCCGCCAGGTCGCGTATGAGCCCAGGCCACATCTACCACTATTTCGAGAACAAGGAGGCGATCATCTCGGCGATCGTCGACCGGGAATCGGCAAGGGCCGCCGAACGCTTCGCAGAGCTCGATGCAGTAGACAGCGCCGAGCTTGCCGACGTCATGACGGAGCGGGCAGTCGTTTCAGTCGCGGAAAAAACCGATATCCTCCAGTCTGCGCTGAACATGGAGATGCTGGCCGAATGCCAGAGAAACCCCGTCATCGCCGAAATCATCCAGCGACATGACCGATATGTTCGCGAACAGCTAACCCATCTTTTACGCGACAAGATCGGCGTGGATCAGCCCGGCGCACGAACCGATATGATCATGATGCTCTTTTCCGGGCTGGCCAACAGGCTGCTTCGTCATCCAGGTCTCGACCGCGAGAGTATGGCCGAACTCATGCGCGAGACGATGCTGTTCATTCTTTCCCCTGAAAATCGCGCCGCGGCTGAATGA